One Burkholderia vietnamiensis LMG 10929 genomic window carries:
- a CDS encoding ABC transporter ATP-binding protein, with protein sequence MLKLEQVHTHYGAVEALAGVSIEVNKGEIVTLIGSNGAGKTTLMMTVCGTPRASSGRVLFEGNDITAMSTHQIMRQGMAISPEGRRVFPSLTVLENLKMGGFFASRHEIDDGIEHVFKLFPRLKERAAQRAGTMSGGEQQMLAIGRALMSKPRLLLLDEPTLGLAPLVIAQIFDIIRTIRDEGVTVFLVEQNANKALGVADRGYVLETGRVVLADTGANLLANDRIKQAYLGG encoded by the coding sequence ATGCTGAAGCTGGAACAGGTCCATACGCACTACGGCGCGGTCGAAGCGCTCGCCGGCGTGTCGATCGAAGTGAACAAGGGCGAGATCGTCACGCTGATCGGCAGCAACGGCGCCGGCAAGACGACGTTGATGATGACCGTGTGCGGCACGCCGCGCGCGTCGTCCGGCCGCGTGCTGTTCGAGGGCAACGACATCACCGCGATGTCGACGCACCAGATCATGCGGCAGGGGATGGCGATCTCGCCGGAAGGGCGGCGCGTGTTCCCGAGCCTGACGGTGCTCGAGAACCTGAAGATGGGCGGCTTCTTCGCGAGCCGGCACGAGATCGACGACGGCATCGAGCACGTGTTCAAGCTGTTTCCGCGCCTGAAGGAGCGCGCGGCGCAGCGGGCCGGCACGATGTCGGGCGGCGAGCAGCAGATGCTCGCGATCGGCCGCGCGCTGATGAGCAAGCCGCGCCTGCTGCTGCTCGACGAGCCGACGCTCGGCCTCGCGCCGCTCGTGATCGCGCAGATCTTCGACATCATCCGGACGATCCGCGACGAAGGCGTCACGGTGTTCCTGGTCGAGCAGAACGCCAACAAGGCGCTCGGCGTGGCCGATCGCGGCTACGTGCTGGAGACGGGGCGCGTCGTGCTGGCCGACACCGGCGCGAACCTGCTCGCGAACGACCGGATCAAGCAGGCGTATCTCGGCGGCTGA
- a CDS encoding DUF2000 domain-containing protein, protein MFDTKVALIVRDDLAAWQKLNVVAFLATGVAAGAPDALGEPYEDAAGNRYGRMLGQPMLVFAADLNGLQAAHRQALSRELRIVPYVRAMFSTGHDAANRDAFRAEDAANLDLVGLALHGPKKAVDKAVKGLSLHA, encoded by the coding sequence ATGTTCGATACGAAGGTGGCATTGATCGTGCGCGACGATCTCGCGGCGTGGCAGAAACTCAACGTGGTCGCGTTTCTCGCGACGGGTGTCGCGGCCGGTGCACCCGATGCGCTCGGCGAGCCATACGAGGATGCGGCCGGCAATCGCTACGGCCGCATGCTCGGCCAGCCGATGCTGGTGTTCGCGGCCGATCTGAACGGGCTGCAAGCCGCGCATCGGCAGGCGCTGTCGCGCGAGCTGAGGATCGTGCCGTACGTGCGCGCGATGTTCTCGACCGGGCACGACGCGGCCAACCGCGACGCGTTTCGCGCCGAGGATGCCGCCAATCTGGATCTGGTCGGTCTCGCGCTGCACGGGCCGAAGAAGGCCGTCGACAAGGCCGTGAAGGGGCTCTCGCTGCACGCATGA
- a CDS encoding AraC family transcriptional regulator, giving the protein MGRAADDGGTHEHWLVARRDPETGIESLRAHFSGHAYDPHDHDDMLIGFTEQGVQRFQCHRSLHTSVPGRAILIEPGATHDGHAPEAGGFTYSMLYLPQAWVERAARRIDLPGLSGVEAAFGHTLVDDRALVEAIRDAFVALHGNEGKLARDQTLDRLLTRLGGQLRASSPTGVGGRDVPPAIARVRELLHMRMDGNPGLDELAELAGVDRFRLTRLFQRAYGTSPHAYLVRLRLRAARRLLAAGRTPAQAAADVGFADQSHLGRWFRRAYRMTPAAYRRICTNVPD; this is encoded by the coding sequence ATGGGACGCGCAGCGGATGACGGCGGCACGCACGAGCACTGGCTCGTCGCGCGCCGCGATCCTGAAACGGGGATCGAAAGCCTGCGCGCGCATTTCAGCGGCCACGCATACGACCCGCACGATCACGACGACATGCTGATCGGCTTCACCGAACAGGGCGTGCAGCGGTTCCAGTGTCATCGGTCGCTGCATACCAGCGTGCCGGGCCGCGCGATCCTGATCGAGCCCGGTGCGACGCACGACGGCCATGCGCCGGAAGCCGGCGGCTTCACGTATTCGATGCTGTACCTGCCGCAGGCATGGGTCGAGCGTGCGGCGCGCCGCATCGATCTTCCAGGCCTGAGCGGCGTCGAAGCCGCGTTCGGCCATACGCTGGTCGACGATCGCGCGCTCGTCGAGGCGATCCGCGACGCCTTCGTCGCGCTGCACGGCAACGAAGGCAAGCTCGCGCGCGACCAGACGCTCGACCGTCTGCTCACGCGGCTCGGCGGCCAGCTGCGCGCGTCGTCGCCGACCGGCGTCGGCGGCCGCGACGTGCCGCCCGCGATCGCGCGCGTGCGCGAGCTGCTGCACATGCGAATGGACGGCAACCCGGGGCTCGACGAACTCGCCGAACTCGCTGGCGTCGATCGCTTCCGGCTCACGCGGCTGTTCCAGCGGGCCTACGGCACGTCGCCGCACGCGTATCTGGTGCGCCTGCGGCTGCGCGCCGCGCGGCGGCTGCTCGCGGCCGGCCGCACGCCCGCGCAGGCCGCCGCGGACGTCGGTTTCGCCGACCAGAGCCACCTCGGCCGCTGGTTCCGCCGCGCGTACCGGATGACGCCGGCCGCGTATCGGCGGATCTGCACAAACGTTCCAGACTGA
- a CDS encoding VOC family protein — protein MKVKRIVANVDTQSVDDAKRFYQQIFGLDLLMDLGWIATYGSAERMRVQISFTSQGGSGTPTPDLSIEVDDLDEALARIQAAGIAVEYGPADEPWGVRRFFVRDPFGKLVNVLVHR, from the coding sequence ATGAAGGTCAAACGCATCGTCGCGAACGTCGACACGCAGTCGGTCGACGACGCCAAGCGCTTCTATCAGCAGATCTTCGGTCTGGACCTGCTGATGGATCTCGGCTGGATCGCCACCTACGGCAGCGCCGAGCGGATGCGCGTGCAGATCAGCTTCACATCGCAGGGCGGGTCCGGCACGCCGACGCCCGATCTGTCGATCGAAGTCGACGACCTCGACGAGGCGCTCGCGCGCATTCAGGCGGCCGGCATTGCGGTCGAATACGGGCCGGCCGACGAGCCGTGGGGTGTGCGGCGCTTCTTCGTGCGCGATCCGTTCGGCAAGCTCGTGAACGTGCTCGTGCATCGCTGA